In Luteolibacter sp. Y139, a genomic segment contains:
- the urtD gene encoding urea ABC transporter ATP-binding protein UrtD has protein sequence MSMQPYLLAAEGLNKSFSGFQAIRDLNFALEKGELRTVIGPNGAGKTTFLDLITGRTKPDTGTLHFEQTHDLLKMNEYQIYRLGIGRKFQTPTVYVDHTVRENLLLSLAGSRGILHSLFGRVKKEQEARMDEILHTIKLTERAHTKAGSLAHGQKQWLEIGMLLAQDAKLLLVDEPAAGMTDEETHRTGELLLSLAGKHTIVVIEHDMTFVRQISQGGIVTVLHQGNVLCEGSVDKVQSDERVIEVYLGRKKKAA, from the coding sequence ATGAGCATGCAGCCCTACCTCCTGGCCGCGGAGGGACTGAACAAGTCCTTCTCCGGATTCCAGGCGATCCGCGATCTGAACTTCGCCCTCGAGAAGGGCGAGCTGCGCACCGTCATCGGTCCGAATGGCGCGGGCAAGACCACTTTCCTCGACCTCATCACCGGCCGCACCAAGCCGGACACCGGCACGCTTCACTTCGAGCAGACGCACGATCTGCTGAAGATGAACGAGTATCAGATCTATCGCCTCGGGATCGGCCGGAAATTCCAGACGCCGACCGTGTATGTCGATCACACGGTGCGCGAGAACCTGCTGCTCTCGCTTGCCGGCTCGCGCGGCATCCTTCACTCGCTCTTCGGCCGCGTGAAGAAGGAGCAGGAGGCGCGGATGGATGAGATCCTGCACACCATCAAGCTCACCGAACGGGCCCACACCAAGGCTGGCTCGCTTGCCCACGGCCAGAAGCAGTGGCTGGAGATCGGCATGCTCCTCGCGCAGGACGCAAAGCTATTGCTGGTCGATGAACCCGCCGCCGGCATGACCGATGAGGAAACGCATCGCACTGGCGAGCTGCTTCTCTCGCTCGCCGGCAAGCACACCATCGTCGTCATCGAGCATGACATGACCTTCGTCCGGCAGATCTCGCAGGGCGGGATCGTCACCGTGCTCCACCAGGGCAATGTCCTCTGTGAAGGCTCGGTGGACAAGGTGCAGAGCGATGAGCGCGTGATCGAGGTCTATCTCGGTCGCAAGAAGAAGGCCGCCTGA
- the urtC gene encoding urea ABC transporter permease subunit UrtC: protein MNTSLNGKVPTIALAAIALFLVVGMPVLNASGGVTDFTLNTWGKYLCYAILAISVDLLWGYTGLLCLGQSLFFALGGYMLGMHLMLMIGPDPVYKSALPDFMDFMGRKELPGFWEPFHSFPFAALMIFLMPGLLAGIFGYLAFRSRIKGVYFSILTQALTYGAALMFFRNELFMGGNNGFTDFRSILGADVRSPETKRMLYIASAITLTLVFVFCKWLTTSRYGLIQRAIRDSENRVLFSGYSAANFKLFVFVISAMIAAIGGALYVPQVGIINPSEMMTEKSLEAVVWVAVGGRGTLIGPIIGAILVNFLKSWATTKFPDFWLIIMGGSFVLVVLFLPKGIVGIPAQIREIMARRQGIKAAAAEEALLTSAAKTK, encoded by the coding sequence ATGAATACTTCTCTAAACGGCAAGGTCCCCACCATTGCTCTCGCGGCCATCGCGCTATTCCTCGTGGTTGGAATGCCGGTGCTCAATGCCTCCGGCGGGGTTACCGACTTCACGCTGAATACCTGGGGCAAGTATCTTTGCTACGCCATCCTCGCCATCTCGGTGGACTTGTTGTGGGGCTACACCGGTCTGCTTTGCCTCGGCCAATCGCTGTTCTTCGCGCTCGGTGGCTACATGCTCGGCATGCACCTGATGCTGATGATCGGGCCCGACCCGGTGTACAAGAGTGCGCTTCCAGACTTCATGGACTTCATGGGACGAAAGGAACTGCCTGGCTTCTGGGAGCCTTTCCACTCCTTCCCGTTCGCGGCACTGATGATCTTCCTGATGCCCGGGCTGCTTGCCGGGATCTTCGGCTACCTCGCCTTCCGTTCGCGCATCAAGGGTGTCTATTTCTCCATCCTCACCCAGGCACTGACCTACGGTGCCGCGCTGATGTTCTTCCGCAATGAGCTCTTCATGGGTGGGAACAATGGCTTCACCGACTTCCGCAGCATCCTCGGCGCGGACGTCCGCAGCCCGGAGACGAAGCGCATGCTCTACATCGCCTCGGCGATCACGCTGACGCTCGTCTTTGTCTTCTGCAAGTGGCTGACCACGTCCCGCTACGGCCTGATTCAGCGCGCCATCCGCGATAGCGAGAACCGCGTGCTCTTCTCCGGCTACTCGGCGGCGAACTTCAAGCTCTTCGTTTTCGTCATCAGTGCGATGATCGCGGCAATCGGGGGTGCGCTCTATGTGCCGCAAGTCGGCATCATCAATCCCAGCGAGATGATGACCGAAAAGTCGCTCGAGGCCGTCGTGTGGGTGGCGGTTGGTGGCCGCGGCACCCTTATCGGTCCGATCATTGGCGCGATCCTGGTGAACTTCCTGAAGAGCTGGGCGACGACCAAGTTCCCCGATTTCTGGCTCATCATCATGGGTGGCAGCTTTGTGCTCGTTGTCCTGTTCCTGCCGAAGGGGATCGTCGGCATTCCCGCCCAGATCCGCGAGATCATGGCCCGTCGCCAAGGCATTAAGGCTGCCGCCGCCGAAGAAGCACTCCTCACCTCCGCCGCGAAGACCAAATGA
- the urtB gene encoding urea ABC transporter permease subunit UrtB has translation MSLASAGKMGGWGRMTGVFLWWVLAHFTTCTAQESKTPREVVAEAAVLMDVDQQKTLVETLATANADEVVPLLTKWKESEIFQYQDAAGNNLAVLIDGEADGDEKFALVALATGKPVTADDGKPVRVSKDDLSVADTDSSLRRVMKGVTDRLALSSPDVAKRMRAVQDTGLEQDIAKLPLLEQLAATEKNGKVKAALAEAIAFLKLHSEDVAVREAAVTDLGKMASIGAKDVIKATRDEAEKAGQASLVTACDKAQADIASHVSFVNSAGTLFRGLSLGSVLLVVAIGLAITFGLMGVINMAHGELIVVGAYTTYLIQNFFAAGIHMSPFGIPVNIPGLNLTGNAWSLYFLVAIPASFLAAAGVGLLLERGIIRFLYKRPLESLLATWGVSMVLQQLFRLIFGANNVQVDSPAYLSGNWTVNDIVFGWNRVFVIGFAVLIIFLTWATLNKTSLGLLIRAVMQNRGMAACMGIRTERVNMMTFAFGSGLAGLAGAFLSQLGNVGPNLGQNYIVDSFMTVVVGGVGNIFGTVISALGIGMADQSLQQILRDPVTGKILVLGAIILFLQWKPSGLFATRSRSLD, from the coding sequence ATGTCGCTCGCGTCTGCAGGGAAAATGGGCGGCTGGGGCCGCATGACCGGGGTCTTCCTCTGGTGGGTGCTGGCACATTTCACAACCTGCACTGCCCAGGAATCGAAAACGCCGCGTGAGGTCGTCGCCGAGGCGGCCGTGCTCATGGACGTGGACCAGCAGAAGACCTTGGTCGAAACCCTGGCCACGGCGAACGCGGACGAAGTGGTCCCGCTGCTCACAAAGTGGAAGGAGAGCGAAATTTTCCAATATCAGGACGCCGCCGGGAACAATCTCGCCGTGCTGATCGATGGCGAGGCGGATGGTGACGAAAAATTCGCACTCGTGGCGCTCGCCACTGGCAAACCGGTCACGGCGGACGATGGCAAGCCGGTGCGGGTGAGCAAGGACGACCTCTCCGTGGCCGACACCGATTCCTCGCTGCGTCGCGTGATGAAGGGCGTGACGGACCGCCTCGCACTTTCCTCGCCGGACGTCGCCAAGCGGATGCGGGCCGTGCAGGATACTGGTCTTGAGCAGGATATCGCGAAGCTGCCGCTGCTGGAGCAGCTCGCCGCCACCGAGAAAAATGGCAAGGTGAAGGCCGCGCTGGCCGAAGCCATCGCATTCTTGAAGTTGCACTCCGAGGATGTGGCGGTCCGCGAAGCCGCGGTGACTGACCTCGGCAAAATGGCTTCGATCGGCGCGAAGGATGTCATCAAGGCGACCCGCGACGAAGCGGAGAAAGCGGGTCAGGCCAGTCTCGTGACCGCCTGCGACAAGGCACAGGCCGATATCGCTTCTCACGTTTCCTTCGTGAACTCCGCCGGCACCCTTTTTCGAGGGTTATCGCTCGGCAGCGTGCTGCTGGTCGTGGCAATCGGCCTTGCGATCACCTTCGGCCTGATGGGGGTGATCAATATGGCGCACGGTGAACTCATCGTCGTGGGAGCCTACACGACCTACCTGATCCAGAATTTCTTCGCGGCTGGCATTCACATGTCGCCGTTTGGCATCCCGGTCAATATTCCCGGGTTGAACCTGACCGGGAACGCGTGGAGCCTCTATTTCCTCGTTGCCATTCCGGCCAGCTTCCTTGCAGCTGCGGGGGTGGGCCTGCTGCTGGAACGCGGCATCATCCGGTTTCTCTACAAGCGTCCGCTAGAGTCGCTGCTCGCGACCTGGGGAGTGTCGATGGTTCTCCAGCAGCTCTTCCGCCTGATCTTCGGCGCGAACAACGTGCAGGTGGATAGTCCCGCCTACCTGTCCGGAAACTGGACCGTGAACGACATCGTCTTCGGCTGGAACCGGGTGTTCGTGATCGGCTTCGCGGTGCTCATCATCTTCCTGACCTGGGCCACGCTCAATAAAACCTCGCTCGGCCTGCTGATCCGGGCCGTGATGCAGAACCGCGGGATGGCCGCCTGCATGGGGATTCGCACGGAGCGGGTGAACATGATGACCTTCGCCTTCGGCAGCGGCCTGGCCGGTCTCGCCGGAGCCTTCCTTTCCCAGCTCGGAAACGTCGGCCCGAACCTTGGTCAGAACTACATCGTGGACTCCTTCATGACCGTCGTCGTGGGCGGTGTGGGAAATATCTTCGGCACGGTGATCAGTGCGCTCGGCATCGGCATGGCCGATCAATCGCTTCAGCAGATCCTGCGTGATCCCGTCACCGGCAAGATCCTCGTGCTCGGTGCCATCATTCTTTTCCTCCAGTGGAAGCCCTCGGGCCTCTTCGCCACCCGCTCCCGCAGCCTCGACTGA
- the glgP gene encoding alpha-glucan family phosphorylase has product MSGSFLPKPFSHSYEIDPKFSKSAVYFSCEFAIDQIFKIYSGGLGFLAGSHMRSAAALRQNVCGIGMLWTYGYYDQARGEEREMAVQFRKKQYAFLQDTGIKFQVPVHGHPVWVKAMFLPGDVFGTIPMFFLTTDLDENDHLSRAITHRLYDNDPLRRIAQYIILGAGGARLLEELGVDPEVWHLNEAHGLSAAFRVFERTGSVDEVKKRFVFTTHTPEEAGNEKHDFKLLHDFTFFGNVSMDTIRGITGIDGEVFNHSLAALRLSHLSNAVSKLHGDVSRKMWEHYPNICPITHVTNAQNGRFWKDKGLEGSRLEGDIETLKTRKRELKANLFQTVANQTGKLFNPDVLTIVWARRFAGYKRPDLITRDIRLFRSLVNNNERPVQVIWAGKPYPFDFGAIETFNHLVQTTKDFPNVAVLVGYELELSRQLKYGADIWLNNPVVTREASGTSGMTAAMNSAINLTTYDGWVCEFSKDGHNSFIIPPADPSLDPEARDRHDLLGFYDAMEQKVLPLYYGNPDGWWKLVLNSMNEVVPFFDSDRMVTEYYEKIYA; this is encoded by the coding sequence ATGTCCGGATCCTTTCTCCCGAAACCGTTTTCCCATTCCTACGAGATCGACCCCAAGTTCTCGAAGAGCGCTGTCTATTTCTCCTGCGAATTCGCCATCGACCAGATCTTCAAGATCTACTCGGGCGGTCTCGGCTTCCTCGCCGGCTCGCACATGCGCTCCGCCGCCGCCCTCCGTCAGAACGTATGTGGCATCGGCATGCTGTGGACCTATGGTTACTACGACCAAGCGCGAGGCGAAGAACGCGAGATGGCGGTCCAATTCCGCAAGAAGCAGTACGCCTTCCTGCAGGACACCGGCATCAAGTTCCAAGTGCCTGTCCACGGCCATCCGGTGTGGGTGAAGGCGATGTTCCTGCCCGGAGATGTCTTCGGCACCATTCCGATGTTCTTCCTGACCACGGATCTGGACGAGAATGACCACCTCTCCCGTGCGATCACGCACCGGCTCTACGACAACGACCCGCTGCGCCGCATCGCCCAGTACATCATCCTCGGTGCCGGCGGCGCGCGCCTGCTTGAGGAACTCGGTGTGGATCCTGAAGTCTGGCACCTCAATGAAGCCCACGGCCTGTCTGCCGCCTTCCGCGTCTTCGAGCGGACCGGCAGCGTGGACGAAGTGAAGAAGCGCTTCGTCTTCACCACCCACACTCCCGAGGAAGCGGGCAATGAGAAGCATGACTTCAAGTTGCTCCACGACTTCACCTTCTTTGGAAACGTGTCGATGGACACCATCCGCGGCATCACCGGCATCGATGGCGAGGTCTTCAATCACTCGCTCGCTGCGCTACGCCTGAGCCACCTGTCGAACGCGGTTTCCAAGCTCCACGGCGACGTCTCCCGCAAGATGTGGGAGCACTACCCGAACATTTGCCCCATCACTCACGTCACCAATGCACAGAACGGACGTTTCTGGAAAGACAAGGGACTCGAGGGATCGCGCCTTGAGGGCGACATCGAAACGCTGAAGACCCGCAAGCGCGAGCTGAAGGCGAATCTTTTCCAGACGGTCGCGAATCAAACCGGCAAGCTCTTCAATCCCGATGTGCTGACGATCGTGTGGGCCCGCCGCTTCGCCGGCTACAAGCGTCCCGACCTCATCACCCGCGATATCCGTCTCTTCCGCTCGCTGGTGAACAACAACGAGCGGCCGGTGCAGGTCATCTGGGCCGGCAAGCCGTATCCCTTCGACTTCGGCGCGATCGAGACTTTCAACCATCTGGTCCAGACGACGAAGGACTTCCCGAACGTGGCCGTGCTCGTGGGCTACGAGCTCGAGCTCTCGCGCCAATTGAAATACGGCGCCGACATCTGGCTGAACAACCCGGTGGTCACCCGCGAAGCTTCCGGCACTTCCGGCATGACCGCCGCGATGAACTCTGCGATCAACCTCACCACCTACGACGGCTGGGTCTGCGAGTTCTCCAAGGACGGCCACAACAGCTTCATCATCCCACCTGCCGACCCGAGCCTCGACCCGGAAGCACGCGATCGCCACGACCTGCTCGGCTTCTACGACGCCATGGAGCAGAAGGTCCTGCCGCTCTACTACGGCAACCCGGACGGCTGGTGGAAGCTGGTGCTGAACTCGATGAACGAGGTGGTGCCCTTCTTCGACTCCGACCGCATGGTGACGGAGTATTACGAGAAGATCTACGCTTGA
- the xdhC gene encoding xanthine dehydrogenase accessory protein XdhC, producing the protein MNPWQEIARFTETGNDVIVVTVAAARGSVPGEAGAKMLVTRDGLQSGTVGGGRIEARALAEAAELLGSSEEFTRLVCWNLQRDIGMTCGGEMTLLFERVAAKPPWHLVIFGAGHIVQSLVPVLLPLSCHIDVIDTRADWLSRLPVAKNLATHPVASFEDGVGLVTGQSFVLSITKGHASDVPVLRDVLARYPGIPFLGVIGSASKRAALLRDLRTEAVAEGLLDRITCPLGLPIGGNDPHEIAISIAAQLLERRSMPQA; encoded by the coding sequence ATGAATCCCTGGCAGGAAATCGCCCGCTTCACGGAAACCGGCAACGACGTCATCGTCGTGACCGTGGCCGCCGCGCGTGGCAGTGTGCCGGGTGAAGCGGGAGCAAAGATGCTCGTCACCCGCGATGGCCTGCAAAGCGGCACTGTCGGCGGCGGGCGAATCGAAGCGCGTGCGCTTGCCGAGGCGGCGGAACTACTAGGTTCATCCGAGGAATTTACCCGCCTTGTCTGCTGGAATCTCCAGCGCGATATCGGCATGACCTGTGGCGGGGAGATGACGCTGCTGTTCGAGCGCGTGGCGGCCAAGCCGCCTTGGCATCTCGTCATTTTCGGTGCGGGTCACATCGTGCAATCGCTGGTGCCGGTGCTGCTGCCGCTTTCATGCCATATTGATGTAATCGACACGCGAGCTGATTGGCTCTCGCGATTGCCGGTGGCGAAGAACCTCGCGACTCACCCCGTGGCTTCTTTTGAAGATGGCGTCGGATTGGTCACCGGACAGTCGTTCGTGCTGTCGATCACCAAAGGTCACGCCAGTGACGTGCCGGTGCTGCGCGACGTGCTGGCCCGCTATCCCGGTATTCCATTTCTGGGAGTGATTGGCAGCGCGTCGAAACGCGCGGCCTTGCTGCGGGACCTGAGGACGGAGGCAGTCGCGGAAGGTTTGTTAGATAGAATCACCTGCCCGCTCGGCCTGCCGATCGGTGGAAACGATCCGCACGAGATCGCGATCAGCATCGCCGCCCAACTGCTTGAGCGGCGATCAATGCCTCAAGCGTAG
- the pucL gene encoding factor-independent urate hydroxylase — translation MATLESNRYGKFRVRVMKVLRHDDSHHDVCELEADVLLHGDLAGSYLSDDNSSIVPTDTVKNTIHFLAHDHLETCRTSFAKIIVEHFLGKYPHLSGVEVELRERKWERMTINGSPHPHAFTHAANGEPFSRATFFRGQAPKLTSGIRGHLVMKSTQSGFADYNVCELTTLPPTTDRVFATRLTAEWEFADLTAGFIAADTEVLAAAHEVFATTYSPSVQRTLYQIGELALERVPEISRIELKMPNVHFLGLDLTKLGRPGQSCVLLPTDEPHGEIEAVIAR, via the coding sequence GTGGCAACGCTCGAATCCAATCGCTATGGCAAGTTCCGGGTCCGCGTGATGAAAGTCCTGCGGCACGATGACTCGCATCACGACGTCTGCGAGCTCGAGGCCGACGTGCTTCTCCACGGTGACTTGGCGGGTTCCTACCTCTCCGATGACAACTCATCGATCGTGCCCACGGACACGGTGAAGAACACCATCCACTTCCTGGCGCATGATCATTTGGAAACCTGCCGGACGAGCTTCGCGAAGATCATCGTGGAGCATTTCCTTGGAAAGTATCCGCATCTCTCTGGCGTCGAGGTCGAGCTGCGCGAGCGGAAGTGGGAACGGATGACGATCAATGGCAGTCCGCACCCGCATGCGTTCACTCACGCCGCGAATGGTGAGCCATTCTCGCGGGCGACTTTCTTCCGCGGGCAAGCTCCGAAGCTCACCTCGGGCATACGCGGGCATCTGGTGATGAAGAGCACGCAATCCGGCTTTGCCGACTACAACGTCTGCGAACTCACCACGCTGCCCCCGACCACCGACCGCGTCTTTGCCACGCGCCTGACAGCGGAGTGGGAGTTCGCGGATCTAACAGCGGGTTTCATCGCCGCGGATACGGAGGTTCTTGCCGCAGCGCATGAGGTGTTCGCCACGACCTACAGTCCCTCGGTCCAGCGCACGCTCTATCAGATCGGCGAGCTCGCCTTGGAGCGCGTGCCGGAGATCTCGCGGATCGAGCTGAAGATGCCGAATGTCCATTTCCTCGGGCTCGATCTCACGAAGCTCGGCCGGCCCGGGCAAAGCTGCGTGCTGCTTCCCACGGATGAACCGCACGGAGAAATCGAGGCGGTCATTGCGCGATGA
- the uraD gene encoding 2-oxo-4-hydroxy-4-carboxy-5-ureidoimidazoline decarboxylase has protein sequence MPKADFVACLGGIYEHSPWVAEQTAGERPFSGKEHLADRMRAAVENADESAKLALIRAHPDLAGKLARAGALSAESTREQAGLGLDRLSDAEFERFTDLNTRYRERFGFPFVICVRLTDRPGILAAFERRLEHDAAAEIAEALRQIHYIAGLRLGDLVTKS, from the coding sequence ATGCCAAAGGCGGACTTCGTCGCCTGCCTCGGCGGCATCTACGAGCACTCGCCGTGGGTCGCGGAGCAGACCGCGGGTGAGCGCCCTTTTTCCGGGAAAGAGCACTTGGCGGACCGGATGCGCGCCGCGGTGGAAAATGCGGACGAATCCGCAAAACTCGCGCTGATCCGCGCCCACCCGGATCTGGCCGGCAAGCTCGCCCGCGCCGGTGCCCTGAGTGCCGAGTCGACCCGCGAACAGGCGGGTCTCGGCCTCGACCGGCTCTCCGATGCGGAATTCGAACGCTTCACCGACCTGAATACCCGCTACCGCGAGCGCTTCGGCTTCCCCTTCGTGATCTGCGTGCGCCTGACCGACCGACCGGGCATTCTCGCGGCCTTCGAGCGGCGGCTGGAACACGACGCGGCGGCAGAAATCGCAGAGGCGCTCCGGCAGATCCACTACATCGCAGGGCTACGGCTCGGCGACTTGGTGACAAAATCGTAG